The Amycolatopsis viridis genome window below encodes:
- the secA gene encoding preprotein translocase subunit SecA: MVLNRLLRAGEGKMIKRLRNIADHINTLEDEVKDLTDDELRAKTAEFRKRHDGGDGESLDDLLPEAFAVAREAALRVLGQRPYDVQLMGGAALHLGQVAEMKTGEGKTLTSVLPVYLNAISGKGVHVVTTNDYLAKRDSEWMGRVHRFLGLEVGAILSEMTPVERRKAYHADITYGTNNEFGFDYLRDNMAWTLEDCVQRGHNFAIVDEVDSILIDEARTPLIISGPAEQSARWYVEFARMAPLMKRDTHYEVDERKRTIGVTEKGVAFIEDQLGIDNLYESANTPLVGYLNNALKAKELYKRDKDYIVRGGEVLIVDEFTGRILAGRRYNEGMHQAIEAKEGVEIKAENQTLATITLQNYFRLYDRLSGMTGTAETEAAEFHQTYKLGVVPIPTNRPMVRKDQPDLIYKTEEAKFEAVAEDIAERHAKGQPVLVGTTSVEKSEYLSKLLVKLNVPHEVLNAKYHDREALIVARAGRKGAVTVATNMAGRGTDIVLGGNPDIIADERLRERGLDPVENSAEYEALWPKVLEEVKAEAKAEAEEVREAGGLYVLGTERHESRRIDNQLRGRSGRQGDPGESRFYLSLGDELMRRFNAVMVERVMTTMRLPDDMPIEHKMVSRAIKSAQTQVEQQNMEIRKNVLKYDEVMNQQRKVIYAERRRVLEGEDLSEQMQHMLVDVLTAYVDGATSEGYAEDWDHEKLWTALKQLYPVSVTWDELVDQHEDLSPEVLREALIEDAKEAYARREAEIDGRVGEGAMRQLERQVLLSVLDRKWREHLYEMDYLKEGIGLRAMAQRDPLIEYQREGFDMFNAMLDSLKEEAVGFLFNLQVEAAQPQEGAAPAAAAPAANGRHAQPVPEQPEPERPAVPNALRGKGLGSDGEQQGLTFSGPAEQGGVQSRGTTATSAGDGAAGGTRRERRAAARTQAKQSKKRR, encoded by the coding sequence ATGGTTCTCAACCGCCTGCTGCGCGCGGGCGAGGGCAAGATGATCAAGCGGCTGCGCAACATCGCCGATCACATCAACACCCTCGAAGACGAGGTGAAGGACCTCACCGACGACGAGCTGCGCGCCAAGACCGCCGAGTTCCGCAAGCGGCACGACGGTGGCGACGGCGAGTCCCTGGACGACCTCCTGCCGGAGGCCTTCGCCGTGGCCCGCGAAGCGGCCCTGCGCGTGCTCGGCCAGCGCCCCTACGACGTTCAGCTGATGGGTGGCGCGGCCCTGCACCTCGGTCAGGTCGCCGAGATGAAGACCGGTGAGGGCAAGACCCTGACCTCGGTCCTGCCGGTGTACCTCAACGCGATCTCCGGCAAGGGTGTCCACGTCGTCACCACGAACGACTACCTGGCCAAGCGCGACTCGGAGTGGATGGGCCGGGTCCACCGCTTCCTGGGCCTCGAGGTCGGCGCGATCCTGTCCGAGATGACCCCGGTGGAGCGCCGCAAGGCGTACCACGCCGACATCACCTACGGCACGAACAACGAGTTCGGCTTCGACTACCTGCGCGACAACATGGCGTGGACCCTGGAGGACTGCGTCCAGCGCGGCCACAACTTCGCCATCGTCGACGAGGTCGACTCGATCCTGATCGACGAGGCGCGGACACCGCTGATCATCTCCGGCCCCGCCGAGCAGTCGGCCCGCTGGTACGTCGAGTTCGCGCGCATGGCGCCGCTGATGAAGCGCGACACCCACTACGAGGTCGACGAGCGCAAGCGCACCATCGGTGTCACCGAGAAGGGCGTCGCGTTCATCGAGGACCAGCTCGGCATCGACAACCTGTACGAGTCGGCGAACACGCCCCTGGTCGGCTACCTGAACAACGCGCTCAAGGCCAAGGAGCTGTACAAGCGCGACAAGGACTACATCGTCCGCGGCGGCGAGGTCCTCATCGTCGACGAGTTCACCGGCCGGATCCTGGCCGGCCGCCGGTACAACGAGGGCATGCACCAGGCGATCGAGGCCAAGGAAGGCGTCGAGATCAAGGCCGAGAACCAGACGCTGGCCACGATCACGCTGCAGAACTACTTCCGCCTCTACGACCGCCTGTCCGGGATGACGGGTACCGCCGAGACCGAGGCCGCGGAGTTCCACCAGACCTACAAGCTGGGTGTGGTGCCGATCCCGACCAACCGCCCGATGGTCCGCAAGGACCAGCCGGACCTGATCTACAAGACCGAGGAGGCGAAGTTCGAGGCGGTCGCCGAGGACATCGCCGAGCGGCACGCCAAGGGCCAGCCGGTGCTGGTCGGCACCACCAGCGTGGAGAAGTCCGAGTACCTGTCGAAGCTGCTGGTCAAGCTGAACGTGCCGCACGAGGTGCTGAACGCGAAGTACCACGACCGCGAGGCGCTGATCGTGGCGCGCGCGGGCCGCAAGGGCGCGGTCACGGTCGCCACGAACATGGCCGGCCGTGGTACCGACATCGTCCTGGGCGGCAACCCGGACATCATCGCCGACGAGCGGCTGCGCGAGCGCGGCCTGGACCCGGTGGAGAACTCCGCGGAGTACGAGGCCCTGTGGCCGAAGGTGCTCGAGGAGGTCAAGGCCGAGGCCAAGGCGGAGGCCGAGGAGGTCCGCGAGGCCGGTGGCCTGTACGTGCTGGGCACCGAGCGGCACGAGTCGCGCCGCATCGACAACCAGCTGCGTGGTCGCTCGGGCCGCCAGGGCGACCCCGGCGAGTCGCGGTTCTACCTCTCGCTCGGTGACGAGCTGATGCGCCGGTTCAACGCGGTGATGGTCGAGCGGGTCATGACCACCATGCGCCTGCCGGACGACATGCCGATCGAGCACAAGATGGTCTCGCGGGCCATCAAGAGCGCGCAGACGCAGGTCGAGCAGCAGAACATGGAGATCCGCAAGAACGTCCTCAAGTACGACGAGGTGATGAACCAGCAGCGCAAGGTCATCTACGCCGAGCGCCGCCGGGTCCTCGAGGGCGAGGATCTGTCCGAGCAGATGCAGCACATGCTGGTCGACGTGCTCACCGCCTACGTGGACGGCGCCACCTCGGAGGGCTACGCCGAGGACTGGGACCACGAGAAGCTGTGGACCGCGCTCAAGCAGCTCTACCCGGTGTCGGTCACCTGGGACGAGCTGGTCGACCAGCACGAGGACCTCAGCCCCGAGGTGCTGCGCGAGGCGTTGATCGAGGACGCGAAGGAGGCCTACGCCCGGCGCGAGGCCGAGATCGACGGCCGGGTCGGCGAGGGCGCGATGCGGCAGCTGGAACGGCAGGTGCTGCTGTCGGTGCTGGACCGCAAGTGGCGCGAGCACCTCTACGAGATGGACTACCTCAAGGAGGGCATCGGCCTGCGGGCCATGGCGCAGCGCGACCCGCTGATCGAGTACCAGCGCGAGGGCTTCGACATGTTCAACGCGATGCTGGACTCGTTGAAGGAGGAGGCCGTCGGCTTCCTGTTCAACCTGCAGGTCGAGGCTGCGCAACCGCAGGAGGGGGCGGCTCCCGCGGCCGCCGCGCCGGCGGCCAACGGCCGGCACGCCCAGCCGGTGCCGGAGCAGCCGGAGCCGGAGCGGCCGGCGGTGCCGAACGCGCTGCGCGGCAAGGGGCTCGGCAGCGACGGCGAGCAGCAGGGCCTGACGTTCTCCGGCCCGGCGGAGCAGGGCGGCGTGCAGTCGCGTGGCACGACCGCGACGTCGGCCGGGGACGGCGCCGCGGGCGGTACCCGGCGGGAACGCCGGGCGGCGGCGCGGACGCAGGCGAAGCAGTCGAAGAAGCGTCGCTGA
- a CDS encoding Rv3235 family protein — protein MTDTFLQALHPSEPNRGATPPVVIPEQGGSPLTRLRGHPGEPLELRHARAVLTAILEVRSGRRSPSQLRPVLTPRMYHHLRTAPAAPGPRYTVRSVRASRSGPRTIEICGTAHAHQRASAVMARFDHSETGWRCGFFVLVQPQPRR, from the coding sequence TTGACCGACACCTTTCTGCAAGCGCTGCACCCCAGCGAACCGAACCGGGGCGCGACACCGCCGGTGGTCATCCCGGAACAGGGCGGTTCGCCGCTCACCCGGCTGCGCGGACACCCCGGGGAGCCGCTCGAACTGCGGCACGCGCGAGCCGTCCTGACAGCCATCCTGGAGGTCCGCTCGGGCCGGCGGTCACCGAGCCAGCTGCGCCCGGTCCTCACCCCGCGGATGTACCACCACCTGCGAACCGCACCGGCCGCACCCGGCCCGCGGTACACGGTCAGGTCGGTCCGGGCGAGCCGGAGCGGTCCGCGCACGATCGAAATCTGCGGCACCGCCCACGCGCACCAGCGAGCGTCCGCGGTGATGGCGCGCTTCGACCACTCCGAGACCGGCTGGCGGTGCGGCTTCTTCGTGCTCGTACAACCCCAGCCACGGCGCTGA
- a CDS encoding HAD-IA family hydrolase: MLRGLVFDYAGVLTDPDAGDLLTAVDQLRSRGIRTALLSNADGGAGRGRLARYFDVFVFSGEVGLAKPDPRVFHLTAERLGLPASACVMVDDSRRNIDGATAAGMTGVHHTSVADTLAELSALFPA; this comes from the coding sequence GTGCTGCGCGGGCTGGTATTCGACTACGCCGGTGTGCTCACCGATCCGGACGCCGGTGACCTGCTCACCGCCGTCGACCAGCTCCGCTCACGGGGCATCCGCACCGCGCTCCTGTCCAATGCGGACGGTGGCGCGGGCCGGGGACGGCTCGCCCGGTACTTCGACGTGTTCGTGTTCTCCGGGGAGGTCGGCCTCGCCAAGCCGGATCCCCGCGTCTTCCACCTCACCGCCGAACGACTCGGCCTGCCCGCGTCCGCGTGCGTCATGGTGGACGACTCGCGCCGGAACATCGACGGCGCCACCGCCGCCGGCATGACCGGGGTCCACCACACCTCGGTGGCGGACACGCTGGCCGAGCTCAGCGCGTTGTTCCCCGCCTGA
- a CDS encoding TrmH family RNA methyltransferase, with protein MRDATDTTVSPKDRFLTVYGRKPVLEALDDPELRVDKVILADTARGPAAAEIERAARAAGVPVQRASAHRVKVLAGNGKQDQGVLADVVAPRMRPLSAALADAPARVLLLDGITTPANVGMILRTATAAGLGGIVVPRRGVAALDPLVVKASAGVAFRAPVLRCATAAEAASMLADAGYGLYALGAQGGPSLFDAPLPERAAFVLGGETAGVSDAVAALVTGWLSIPMPGEVESLNVSAAAAVLCFELVRRGTTR; from the coding sequence GTGCGTGACGCCACCGACACCACCGTCTCCCCGAAGGACCGGTTCCTGACCGTCTACGGGCGCAAACCGGTCCTGGAAGCGCTGGACGACCCGGAGCTGCGGGTCGACAAGGTCATCCTCGCCGACACCGCGCGCGGCCCCGCGGCCGCCGAGATCGAGCGCGCGGCGCGGGCGGCCGGCGTGCCGGTGCAGCGCGCGAGCGCGCACCGGGTGAAGGTGCTGGCCGGCAACGGCAAGCAGGACCAGGGGGTGCTCGCAGACGTCGTAGCGCCCCGGATGCGCCCGCTGAGCGCCGCGCTGGCCGACGCACCGGCCCGGGTGCTGCTGCTGGACGGCATCACGACCCCGGCGAACGTCGGCATGATCCTGCGCACGGCCACGGCGGCCGGGCTGGGCGGGATCGTGGTGCCCCGGCGCGGCGTGGCCGCGCTGGACCCGCTGGTGGTGAAGGCGTCGGCGGGCGTGGCGTTCCGCGCACCGGTGCTGCGCTGCGCGACCGCGGCCGAAGCCGCATCCATGCTGGCCGACGCGGGGTACGGGCTGTACGCACTGGGGGCCCAGGGTGGTCCGTCGCTGTTCGACGCGCCGCTGCCGGAACGCGCGGCGTTCGTGCTCGGCGGTGAGACGGCGGGAGTGAGCGACGCGGTCGCCGCGCTGGTGACCGGGTGGTTGTCGATCCCGATGCCGGGCGAGGTCGAGTCGTTGAACGTCTCGGCGGCCGCCGCCGTGCTGTGCTTCGAACTGGTCAGGCGGGGAACAACGCGCTGA
- a CDS encoding WS/DGAT/MGAT family O-acyltransferase, translating to MPDRLSALDASFLYLEDATTPMHVGGVAIFERPRDGHGHEQVRCLIRQRLAYLPRYRQRVLNVPGHLARPVWVDDVDFDLNYHVRRSALPAPGTDAQLHELVARLMARPMDHERPLWEAYFVEGLEGDRFALVTKTHQSVVDGSGTVELGQLILDSEPQPCEDTEGAGDAADPWVPRRLPSAAQLVLDAVSETVRRPGELVENVRDVLSDVTATADKVTDALGGVAAALHRVVSPAPSGPLNRHVSGGRVFAVVRTRLEDYRKVRAEHGVTVNDIVLAAITGALRDWLLSRGEAVSEATSVRALVPLAVLEPDTVEFSPAGLVNNRVEPFLVDLPVGEPNPALRLQHISHTLRAHAEAGRSVTARAMLRVGGFAPATMHALAARAAGSFSGRIFNLLVINSPGPQVPLYAGQARMTEMYPVIPLARNQALAIGVTSYHGGVYFGLNGDRKALSDVDVLAGMIEDSLEELKGASW from the coding sequence ATGCCCGACCGTCTTTCCGCCCTCGACGCGTCGTTCCTCTACCTGGAGGACGCGACGACGCCGATGCACGTGGGCGGCGTCGCGATCTTCGAGCGGCCCCGGGACGGGCACGGCCACGAGCAGGTGCGGTGCCTGATCCGGCAGCGGCTGGCCTACCTGCCGCGCTACCGGCAGCGGGTCCTCAACGTGCCCGGTCACCTCGCGCGACCGGTGTGGGTGGACGACGTCGACTTCGATCTCAACTACCACGTCCGCCGCTCGGCGCTGCCCGCGCCGGGCACCGACGCCCAGCTGCACGAGCTCGTCGCCCGCCTGATGGCCCGGCCGATGGACCACGAGCGGCCGTTGTGGGAGGCGTATTTCGTCGAGGGGCTGGAGGGCGACCGCTTCGCGCTGGTGACCAAGACGCACCAGTCCGTCGTGGACGGCAGCGGAACCGTCGAGCTGGGACAGCTCATCCTGGATTCCGAGCCGCAGCCGTGCGAGGACACCGAGGGCGCCGGGGACGCTGCCGACCCCTGGGTGCCCCGCCGCCTGCCCAGCGCCGCGCAGCTGGTGCTGGACGCGGTCAGCGAGACCGTCCGGCGGCCGGGCGAGCTGGTCGAGAACGTGCGCGACGTGCTGAGCGACGTCACGGCGACCGCGGACAAGGTCACCGATGCGCTCGGCGGGGTCGCCGCCGCGCTGCACCGGGTGGTCTCGCCGGCGCCGTCCGGGCCGCTGAACCGGCACGTCTCCGGTGGCCGGGTGTTCGCCGTGGTCCGCACGCGCCTGGAGGACTACCGGAAGGTCCGCGCCGAGCACGGCGTCACGGTCAACGACATCGTGCTCGCGGCGATCACCGGCGCGCTGCGGGATTGGCTGCTCTCCCGCGGCGAGGCGGTGTCCGAGGCGACCAGCGTGCGCGCGCTGGTGCCGCTGGCCGTGCTCGAACCGGACACGGTCGAGTTCTCCCCGGCCGGACTGGTCAACAACCGGGTGGAGCCGTTCCTGGTGGACCTGCCCGTCGGGGAGCCGAACCCGGCGCTGCGGCTGCAGCACATCAGTCACACGCTGCGCGCGCACGCCGAGGCCGGCCGCTCGGTCACCGCGCGTGCCATGCTGCGGGTGGGCGGGTTCGCCCCGGCCACGATGCACGCGCTCGCTGCGCGCGCGGCGGGGTCGTTCTCCGGCCGGATCTTCAACCTGCTGGTCATCAACTCACCGGGGCCGCAGGTGCCGCTGTACGCCGGGCAGGCGAGGATGACCGAGATGTACCCGGTGATCCCGCTGGCGCGCAACCAGGCGCTGGCCATCGGGGTCACGTCGTACCACGGTGGCGTCTACTTCGGACTGAACGGCGATCGCAAGGCGCTGTCCGATGTGGACGTGCTCGCCGGCATGATCGAGGATTCACTGGAAGAGCTGAAGGGTGCGAGCTGGTGA
- a CDS encoding DUF6912 family protein, with protein sequence MRVYLPGTIGMLRRLVADGSLQPPGGTGFALTPALRESYVSGDTEELEYAALLDAARASLRLIGAAEHDAGDAKEPWRRVVIAVDVEDAKPRPDLDAPVVKLSGPISYEDVAAVHVDTEEAEEAVRAAARVIDAADLGDPDAEFVLGEAEDHELAWYAPGELPFLLDLL encoded by the coding sequence GTGAGGGTTTACCTTCCGGGCACGATCGGGATGTTGCGCAGGCTGGTGGCGGACGGCAGTCTGCAACCGCCCGGCGGGACCGGGTTCGCGCTCACCCCGGCGCTGCGCGAGTCCTACGTCAGCGGTGACACCGAGGAGCTGGAGTACGCGGCGCTGCTGGACGCCGCACGCGCGTCGCTGCGGCTCATCGGCGCGGCCGAACACGACGCGGGCGACGCCAAGGAGCCGTGGCGCCGCGTGGTGATCGCGGTCGACGTCGAGGACGCGAAGCCGCGCCCGGACCTGGACGCGCCGGTGGTGAAGCTGTCCGGACCCATCAGCTACGAGGACGTGGCCGCGGTGCACGTGGACACGGAGGAGGCGGAGGAGGCCGTGCGTGCCGCCGCCCGCGTCATCGACGCCGCCGATCTGGGTGATCCGGACGCGGAGTTCGTGCTCGGGGAGGCCGAGGACCACGAACTCGCCTGGTACGCGCCTGGAGAGCTGCCGTTCCTCCTCGACCTGCTCTAG
- the pruA gene encoding L-glutamate gamma-semialdehyde dehydrogenase: MDAITNVPVPVNEPVRTYARGSAERESLQRRIAELEGDKHELPQTIGGRKRFAGGDTFDVVQPHDHAHVLGTSAQATPADVADAVAAAKEAARVWRETPFDERAAVFLRAADLMAGRYRDTLNAATILGQSKSVQQAEIDAACELIDFLRFNVHYARRILAEQPNSVPGAWNRMDYRPLDGFVVAITPFNFTAIAGNLPSAPALMGNTVVWKPTPTQQLAAHYTMEVFEEAGLPPGVINLVTGDGHAVSEVALADPGFAGLHFTGSTATFKFLWRRIADNLDSYGSYPRIVGETGGKDFLVAHASANREKLVAALVRGAFEYQGQKCSAASRAYLPRSLWESGLRDDLADLTRTVKYGDVTDFSVFGGAVIDARAFAKHRDLLGSVGADPDLDVLVGGHCDDSIGYFVEPTVLVSGDPAHTAFATEYFGPILAVHVYDDAAYGEILELVDRTSPYGLTGAVFADDRAAVQQAHQALRFAAGNFYVNDKPTGSIVSQQPFGGSRGSGTNDKAGSMFNLLRWTSPRSVKETFDAPTGIAYPHMG; this comes from the coding sequence ATGGACGCCATCACGAACGTGCCCGTCCCGGTCAACGAGCCGGTCCGGACCTACGCGCGGGGCAGCGCCGAGCGGGAATCCCTGCAACGGCGGATCGCCGAGCTGGAAGGCGACAAGCACGAGCTGCCGCAGACGATCGGCGGCCGGAAGCGGTTCGCCGGCGGCGACACGTTCGACGTGGTCCAGCCGCACGACCACGCCCACGTGCTGGGTACGTCCGCGCAGGCCACCCCGGCGGACGTCGCCGACGCGGTGGCCGCGGCGAAGGAGGCCGCGCGGGTGTGGCGGGAGACGCCCTTCGACGAGCGCGCCGCGGTGTTCCTGCGCGCCGCGGACCTGATGGCCGGCCGGTACCGGGACACGCTCAACGCGGCGACCATCCTCGGGCAGTCGAAGTCGGTGCAGCAGGCCGAGATCGACGCCGCCTGCGAGCTGATCGACTTCCTCCGGTTCAACGTGCACTACGCGCGCCGGATCCTCGCCGAGCAGCCGAACTCGGTGCCCGGTGCGTGGAACCGGATGGACTACCGGCCGCTGGACGGGTTCGTCGTGGCGATCACCCCGTTCAACTTCACCGCGATCGCCGGGAACCTGCCCAGCGCGCCCGCCCTGATGGGCAACACGGTCGTGTGGAAGCCGACGCCGACGCAGCAGCTGGCCGCGCACTACACGATGGAGGTGTTCGAGGAGGCCGGCCTGCCGCCGGGCGTGATCAACCTGGTCACCGGCGACGGGCACGCGGTCAGCGAGGTGGCGCTGGCCGATCCCGGGTTCGCCGGCCTGCACTTCACCGGGTCGACCGCGACGTTCAAGTTCCTGTGGCGGCGGATCGCTGACAACCTCGACTCCTACGGCAGCTACCCGCGGATCGTCGGCGAGACGGGCGGCAAGGACTTCCTCGTCGCGCACGCCTCGGCGAACCGGGAGAAGCTGGTGGCCGCCCTGGTGCGGGGCGCGTTCGAGTACCAGGGGCAGAAGTGCTCCGCCGCCTCCCGTGCGTACCTGCCGCGGTCGTTGTGGGAGAGCGGACTGCGCGACGACCTGGCCGACCTGACACGCACGGTGAAGTACGGCGACGTCACCGACTTCTCGGTGTTCGGCGGCGCCGTGATCGACGCCCGGGCGTTCGCCAAGCACCGTGACCTGCTGGGCAGCGTCGGCGCGGACCCCGATCTGGACGTGCTGGTCGGCGGCCACTGCGACGACTCGATCGGGTACTTCGTGGAACCGACGGTGCTGGTGTCCGGCGATCCGGCGCACACCGCGTTCGCGACGGAGTACTTCGGGCCGATCCTGGCGGTCCACGTCTACGACGACGCCGCCTACGGCGAGATCCTGGAGCTGGTCGACCGCACCTCCCCGTACGGGCTGACGGGCGCGGTCTTCGCCGACGACCGTGCGGCGGTGCAGCAGGCGCACCAGGCGCTGCGGTTCGCGGCCGGGAACTTCTACGTCAACGACAAGCCGACCGGGTCGATCGTGAGCCAGCAGCCCTTCGGCGGCTCGCGGGGCTCGGGGACCAACGACAAGGCAGGCTCGATGTTCAACCTGCTGCGCTGGACGAGCCCGCGGTCGGTCAAGGAAACCTTCGACGCGCCCACCGGGATCGCCTACCCGCACATGGGGTAG
- the rsgA gene encoding ribosome small subunit-dependent GTPase A, whose product MAGRNWRDLDESDVRVRPGKGSRPRSKRRPTHADATQAMVIAVDRGRWTCAIDSDPDRLVTAMRARELGRTPVVVGDQVGLVGDTSGEPGTLARIVRVDDRTSLLRRTADDTDPYERVVVANAEQLLIVTALADPPPRPGFIDRCLVACFAGGLQPVLCLTKADLASPDELLARYAELDVPSVVTRHDEDSLPLAGTVRGRVSALVGHSGVGKSTLVNRLVPDAELATGEVSAIGKGRHTSVAAVALPLPGGGWVIDTPGVRSFGLAHVTADDIVASFDEFAEAAEECPPGCGHLGPPEDPGCMLDEVSDQRRLPSLRRLLASRAGLEV is encoded by the coding sequence TTGGCTGGCAGGAACTGGCGCGATCTGGACGAAAGCGACGTCCGCGTGCGCCCGGGGAAGGGTTCGCGGCCGCGCAGCAAGCGCCGCCCGACCCATGCCGACGCCACCCAGGCGATGGTCATCGCGGTGGATCGCGGCCGCTGGACCTGCGCGATCGACAGCGACCCGGACCGGCTGGTCACCGCCATGCGGGCACGGGAGCTGGGGCGCACGCCGGTCGTCGTCGGCGACCAGGTGGGGCTGGTGGGTGACACCAGCGGGGAGCCCGGCACGCTCGCGCGCATCGTCCGCGTCGACGACCGCACCAGCCTGCTGCGCCGCACGGCGGACGACACCGACCCGTACGAGCGGGTGGTCGTGGCGAACGCCGAGCAGCTGCTCATCGTCACCGCGCTGGCCGATCCGCCGCCGCGTCCCGGATTCATCGACCGGTGCCTGGTCGCCTGCTTCGCGGGGGGCCTGCAGCCGGTGCTGTGCCTGACGAAGGCGGACCTGGCGAGCCCGGACGAGCTGCTGGCGCGCTACGCCGAGCTGGACGTGCCGTCCGTGGTGACCCGCCACGACGAGGACTCACTGCCGCTGGCCGGTACCGTGCGCGGCCGGGTCTCCGCGCTCGTCGGCCATTCCGGGGTCGGCAAGTCGACACTGGTGAACCGGCTGGTGCCGGACGCGGAGCTGGCGACCGGCGAGGTCAGCGCGATCGGCAAGGGACGGCACACCTCGGTCGCAGCCGTCGCGTTGCCGCTGCCCGGGGGCGGCTGGGTCATCGACACGCCCGGCGTGCGCTCGTTCGGCCTGGCCCACGTCACGGCGGACGACATCGTCGCCTCATTCGACGAGTTCGCCGAGGCCGCCGAGGAGTGCCCGCCCGGATGCGGCCACCTCGGCCCGCCGGAGGACCCAGGCTGCATGCTGGACGAGGTTTCCGACCAGCGCCGGCTGCCGTCCCTGCGCCGCCTGCTGGCCTCACGCGCCGGGCTCGAGGTGTGA
- a CDS encoding SOS response-associated peptidase: MCGRYAAKKNPADLAQEFDAVDETDGKAREADYNVAPTKNVVTVVQRHPRDAEGQVLEDEPSVRSLRVMRWGLVPFWAKDISVGNRMINTRAETASEKPAFKKPLARRRCLVPADGWFEWRRTGKQKEPFFMTRPDGRSLSFAGIWDTWRDPKNPDEPQLITFSIITTNAAGRLTEVHDRMPLVIHERNWADWLDPDRTDVEELLAPPLDLMDTIELRPVSDRVNNVRNNGPELIERVEQATDLDRAGSEALFDLPQP, from the coding sequence ATGTGCGGCCGTTACGCCGCGAAGAAGAACCCGGCAGATCTGGCCCAGGAGTTCGACGCCGTGGACGAGACCGACGGCAAGGCCCGCGAGGCCGATTACAACGTCGCCCCGACGAAGAACGTGGTGACCGTCGTGCAGCGGCACCCGCGGGACGCCGAGGGCCAGGTCCTGGAGGACGAGCCGAGCGTGCGCAGCCTGCGGGTGATGCGCTGGGGGCTGGTGCCGTTCTGGGCCAAGGACATCTCGGTCGGCAACCGGATGATCAACACGCGCGCCGAGACCGCCTCGGAGAAGCCGGCGTTCAAGAAGCCCCTCGCCCGGCGGCGCTGCCTGGTGCCCGCCGACGGCTGGTTCGAGTGGCGGCGCACGGGCAAGCAGAAGGAACCGTTCTTCATGACCCGCCCGGACGGCCGTTCGCTGTCCTTCGCGGGGATCTGGGACACCTGGCGCGACCCGAAGAACCCGGACGAACCCCAGCTGATCACGTTCTCGATCATCACGACCAACGCAGCCGGCCGGCTCACCGAGGTGCACGACCGGATGCCGCTGGTCATCCACGAGCGCAACTGGGCGGACTGGCTCGACCCGGACCGCACCGACGTCGAGGAGCTGCTCGCGCCGCCGCTGGACCTGATGGACACGATCGAACTGCGTCCGGTGTCCGACCGCGTCAACAACGTCCGCAACAACGGGCCGGAGCTGATCGAGCGGGTCGAGCAGGCGACCGATCTCGACCGCGCCGGCAGTGAGGCCCTGTTCGACCTGCCCCAGCCATGA
- a CDS encoding alpha/beta hydrolase family protein, which yields MTRIEIPTPHGPARAELHCAPDGTAVLMLGHGAGGGIAAKDLVAAARAAQAAGVHVALVEQPYRVAGRRAPAPAKQLDTAWLAVAEELSVRFDELPVVFGGRSSGARVACRTAAAGQAVGVLCLAFPEHPPGKPEKSRQAELDAVEVPTLVVQGETDPFGCPKPGLHHEVVVIPGTHSLDADLESLHRTVHEWLAKVLRPLT from the coding sequence ATGACCCGCATCGAGATCCCGACCCCGCACGGCCCGGCCAGGGCGGAGCTGCACTGCGCCCCGGACGGCACGGCGGTGCTGATGCTCGGCCACGGTGCCGGCGGCGGGATCGCAGCGAAGGACCTGGTGGCCGCCGCCCGTGCCGCCCAGGCGGCCGGTGTGCACGTCGCCCTGGTCGAACAGCCGTACCGGGTGGCCGGCCGCCGTGCGCCCGCGCCGGCGAAGCAGCTGGACACGGCGTGGCTCGCGGTCGCCGAGGAACTGTCCGTCCGTTTCGACGAGCTGCCCGTGGTGTTCGGCGGGCGTTCGTCCGGAGCGCGGGTCGCGTGCCGGACCGCGGCGGCCGGGCAGGCGGTGGGCGTGCTCTGCCTCGCGTTCCCCGAGCACCCCCCGGGCAAGCCGGAGAAGAGCCGGCAGGCCGAGCTGGACGCCGTGGAGGTGCCGACGCTGGTCGTGCAGGGCGAGACCGACCCGTTCGGCTGCCCGAAGCCGGGCCTGCACCACGAGGTGGTCGTGATCCCCGGCACGCACTCCCTGGACGCCGACCTGGAGTCGCTGCACCGGACTGTGCACGAGTGGCTGGCGAAGGTGCTGCGGCCGCTGACCTGA